The Ascaphus truei isolate aAscTru1 chromosome 3, aAscTru1.hap1, whole genome shotgun sequence genome includes a region encoding these proteins:
- the LNX2 gene encoding ligand of Numb protein X 2 isoform X2, with the protein MGTATEELVSMEEDSSLNPLCFECGQQHWTRENHLYNYQNEVDDDLVCHICLQPLLQPLDTPCGHTFCYKCLRNFLQEKDFCPLDRKRLHFKLCKKSSILVHKLLDKLVVSCPFSSSCKEVMQRCDVEAHLKNRCPGASHRREVLDQRRTSKLQIEIEGENGAPVIDHPGAGSPDADTTGTGMTLLDRNLTPTVLPVWTDEHGFDNPAFEESTVADTTQPPPSLPEGEITTIEIHRSNPYIELGISIVGGNETPLINIVIQEIYRDGIIAKDGRLLAGDQILQVNNFDISNVSHNYARAVLSQPCSVLHLTVLRERRFGSRTHTHMDNSSQRDDSFHVTLNKRGSNEQLGIKLVRRTDEPGVFILDLLEGGLAAQDGKLHSNDRVLAINGLDLKHGTPELAAQIIQGSGERVHFTVSRAGKYQTGNITGDIGNSQSHHHLQQVYHHRPSSHKDLAQCVTCQEKHITVKKEPHESLGMTVAGGRGSKSGELPIFVTSVQPHGCLARDSRIKRGDVLLSINGIDLTNLSHSEAVAMLKASAASPVVTLKALEVEVIEEQTQMNEEISTISENEYDASWSPSWVMWLGLPSCLHSCHDVILRRSSLGSWGFSIVGGYEENHTNQPFFIKTIVLGTPAYYDGRLNISE; encoded by the exons ATGGGTACAGCAACTGAGGAACTTGTCTCAATGGAGGAGGACTCCTCTTTGAACCCCCTGTGCTTTGAGTGTGGTCAGCAGCATTGGACAAGAGAAAACCACCTGTACAATTACCAGAATGAAGTGGACGATGACCTGGTTTGCCACATTTGCCTTCAACCATTGCTGCAGCCACTGGATACCCCATGCGGCCACACGTTCTGCTACAAGTGCCTGAGGAACTTCTTACAGGAGAAAGACTTCTGCCCATTGGACAGAAAGCGCCTTCACTTTAAACTGTGCAAGAAATCGAGCATTCTTGTGCACAAGCTGCTGGACAAGCTTGTGGTATCAtgtcccttctcctcctcttGCAAGGAAGTCATGCAGCGTTGTGATGTGGAAGCTCATCTTAAAAACAG GTGTCCTGGAGCATCTCACCGGAGAGAGGTATTGGACCAACGAAGAACCAGCAAGCTGCAGATAGAGATTGAAGGTGAAAATGGGGCCCCTGTGATTGACCATCCAGGTGCTGGATCACCAGACGCAGACACAACGGGGACTGGAATGACACTTTTGGACCGAAACCTGACACCAACTGTCCTACCTGTGTGGACTGATGAGCACGGCTTCGATAACCCGGCCTTTGAGGAGAGCACCGTTGCTGATA CGACGCAACCGCCACCTAGCTTGCCTGAGGGAGAGATTACTACAATTGAAATTCACCGGTCCAATCCTTACATTGAGTTGGGCATTAGCATAGTTGGTGGTAATGAAACTCCTTTAATAAATATTGTAATCCAAGAAATATATCGGGATGGCATCATTGCTAAGGATGGAAGACTTCTTGCTGGTGACCAAATACTTCAA GTTAATAATTTTGATATCAGCAATGTGTCACATAACTATGCCAGAGCTGTCCTATCCCAGCCGTGCAGTGTCCTACACCTCACTGTGCTCCGTGAGAGGCGGTTTGGCAGCAGAACACACACCCACATGGACAATAGCTCGCAGAGAGATGACAGTTTCCATGTTACTCTGAATAAAAGAGGCTCCAATGAACAGCTTGGCATTAAGCTCGTACGTAGAACAGATGAACCAGGCGTTTTCATTCTGGATCTTTTAGAAGGCGGATTGGCTGCCCAGGACGGGAAACTTCACAGCAATGATAGAGTTCTCGCCATCAATGGGCTTGACTTAAAGCATGGAACACCTGAACTTGCTGCTCAAATTATCCAG GGTAGTGGAGAACGCGTTCATTTCACTGTATCCCGAGCTGGAAAGTATCAAACTGGTAATATTACTGGAGATATAGGTAACAGCCAGTCCCACCACCATTTACAACAAGTTTATCATCACAGACCAAGCTCACATAAG GATCTTGCCCAGTGTGTTACATGCCAGGAGAAGCATATTACAGTCAAGAAAGAGCCACATGAATCGTTGGGAATGACAGTAGCAGGAGGAAGAGGAAGTAAAAGTGGTGAACTGCCCATCTTTGTTACAAGTGTACAACCTCACGGATGTCTCGCGAGAGATAGCAGAATTAAACGAG GGGATGTGCTGCTGAGTATCAATGGTATTGATTTAACCAATCTAAGTCATAGTGAAGCAGTGGCTATGCTGAAAGCCAGTGCTGCCTCCCCCGTTGTTACACTTAAAGCACTTGAAGTGGAGGTTATAGAAGAGCAGACCCAGATGAATGAAGAAATTAGCACGATCAGTGAAAATGAATACGATGCCAGTTGGTCTCCTTCGTGGGTCATGTGGCTAGGACTTCCCAG CTGCCTTCATAGTTGCCATGATGTCATTCTGCGGAGGAGCAGCTTGGGGAGTTGGGGTTTTAGTATTGTTGGTGGTTATGAGGAGAATCACACAAACCAGCCTTTCTTTATTAAGACGATCGTGCTCGGGACTCCAGCTTATTACGATGGCCGACTGAA CATTTCAGAGTAA
- the LNX2 gene encoding ligand of Numb protein X 2 isoform X1: MGTATEELVSMEEDSSLNPLCFECGQQHWTRENHLYNYQNEVDDDLVCHICLQPLLQPLDTPCGHTFCYKCLRNFLQEKDFCPLDRKRLHFKLCKKSSILVHKLLDKLVVSCPFSSSCKEVMQRCDVEAHLKNRCPGASHRREVLDQRRTSKLQIEIEGENGAPVIDHPGAGSPDADTTGTGMTLLDRNLTPTVLPVWTDEHGFDNPAFEESTVADTTQPPPSLPEGEITTIEIHRSNPYIELGISIVGGNETPLINIVIQEIYRDGIIAKDGRLLAGDQILQVNNFDISNVSHNYARAVLSQPCSVLHLTVLRERRFGSRTHTHMDNSSQRDDSFHVTLNKRGSNEQLGIKLVRRTDEPGVFILDLLEGGLAAQDGKLHSNDRVLAINGLDLKHGTPELAAQIIQGSGERVHFTVSRAGKYQTGNITGDIGNSQSHHHLQQVYHHRPSSHKDLAQCVTCQEKHITVKKEPHESLGMTVAGGRGSKSGELPIFVTSVQPHGCLARDSRIKRGDVLLSINGIDLTNLSHSEAVAMLKASAASPVVTLKALEVEVIEEQTQMNEEISTISENEYDASWSPSWVMWLGLPSCLHSCHDVILRRSSLGSWGFSIVGGYEENHTNQPFFIKTIVLGTPAYYDGRLKCGDMIVAVNGLSTVGMSHSALVPMLKEQRSKVTLSVISWPGSLI; the protein is encoded by the exons ATGGGTACAGCAACTGAGGAACTTGTCTCAATGGAGGAGGACTCCTCTTTGAACCCCCTGTGCTTTGAGTGTGGTCAGCAGCATTGGACAAGAGAAAACCACCTGTACAATTACCAGAATGAAGTGGACGATGACCTGGTTTGCCACATTTGCCTTCAACCATTGCTGCAGCCACTGGATACCCCATGCGGCCACACGTTCTGCTACAAGTGCCTGAGGAACTTCTTACAGGAGAAAGACTTCTGCCCATTGGACAGAAAGCGCCTTCACTTTAAACTGTGCAAGAAATCGAGCATTCTTGTGCACAAGCTGCTGGACAAGCTTGTGGTATCAtgtcccttctcctcctcttGCAAGGAAGTCATGCAGCGTTGTGATGTGGAAGCTCATCTTAAAAACAG GTGTCCTGGAGCATCTCACCGGAGAGAGGTATTGGACCAACGAAGAACCAGCAAGCTGCAGATAGAGATTGAAGGTGAAAATGGGGCCCCTGTGATTGACCATCCAGGTGCTGGATCACCAGACGCAGACACAACGGGGACTGGAATGACACTTTTGGACCGAAACCTGACACCAACTGTCCTACCTGTGTGGACTGATGAGCACGGCTTCGATAACCCGGCCTTTGAGGAGAGCACCGTTGCTGATA CGACGCAACCGCCACCTAGCTTGCCTGAGGGAGAGATTACTACAATTGAAATTCACCGGTCCAATCCTTACATTGAGTTGGGCATTAGCATAGTTGGTGGTAATGAAACTCCTTTAATAAATATTGTAATCCAAGAAATATATCGGGATGGCATCATTGCTAAGGATGGAAGACTTCTTGCTGGTGACCAAATACTTCAA GTTAATAATTTTGATATCAGCAATGTGTCACATAACTATGCCAGAGCTGTCCTATCCCAGCCGTGCAGTGTCCTACACCTCACTGTGCTCCGTGAGAGGCGGTTTGGCAGCAGAACACACACCCACATGGACAATAGCTCGCAGAGAGATGACAGTTTCCATGTTACTCTGAATAAAAGAGGCTCCAATGAACAGCTTGGCATTAAGCTCGTACGTAGAACAGATGAACCAGGCGTTTTCATTCTGGATCTTTTAGAAGGCGGATTGGCTGCCCAGGACGGGAAACTTCACAGCAATGATAGAGTTCTCGCCATCAATGGGCTTGACTTAAAGCATGGAACACCTGAACTTGCTGCTCAAATTATCCAG GGTAGTGGAGAACGCGTTCATTTCACTGTATCCCGAGCTGGAAAGTATCAAACTGGTAATATTACTGGAGATATAGGTAACAGCCAGTCCCACCACCATTTACAACAAGTTTATCATCACAGACCAAGCTCACATAAG GATCTTGCCCAGTGTGTTACATGCCAGGAGAAGCATATTACAGTCAAGAAAGAGCCACATGAATCGTTGGGAATGACAGTAGCAGGAGGAAGAGGAAGTAAAAGTGGTGAACTGCCCATCTTTGTTACAAGTGTACAACCTCACGGATGTCTCGCGAGAGATAGCAGAATTAAACGAG GGGATGTGCTGCTGAGTATCAATGGTATTGATTTAACCAATCTAAGTCATAGTGAAGCAGTGGCTATGCTGAAAGCCAGTGCTGCCTCCCCCGTTGTTACACTTAAAGCACTTGAAGTGGAGGTTATAGAAGAGCAGACCCAGATGAATGAAGAAATTAGCACGATCAGTGAAAATGAATACGATGCCAGTTGGTCTCCTTCGTGGGTCATGTGGCTAGGACTTCCCAG CTGCCTTCATAGTTGCCATGATGTCATTCTGCGGAGGAGCAGCTTGGGGAGTTGGGGTTTTAGTATTGTTGGTGGTTATGAGGAGAATCACACAAACCAGCCTTTCTTTATTAAGACGATCGTGCTCGGGACTCCAGCTTATTACGATGGCCGACTGAA GTGTGGTGATATGATTGTTGCAGTAAATGGACTATCCACTGTGGGAATGAGCCATTCTGCACTTGTACCAATGCTTAAGGAGCAGCGGAGCAAAGTAACACTCAGCGTCATCTCCTGGCCGGGAAGCCTCATATAA